One Papaver somniferum cultivar HN1 chromosome 10, ASM357369v1, whole genome shotgun sequence genomic window carries:
- the LOC113319081 gene encoding zinc finger CCCH domain-containing protein ZFN-like has translation MPDSWKVKINASPDNLQEAMWRLKIQAQNGGVVANSSLYPDRPGEPDCIYYIRTGLCGYGNNCRFNHPSSYPGQVAQYRGELPERDGLPDCQYFLKTGTCRFGVTCKYNHPQDKDDARQIQLNMLGLPIRQEEKPCPHYMRTGVCKYGFACKFNHPQPAAVGSLPPITGNASFGSTGSSVAPPLSGLPYVGGIPAWTLPTTPYLSGHRMQGPQAYMPVVLSSSQGIITAPQGWNTYSGTANPVSSTNVLGSNFIYSSKHQGELGINGQVHMLQTPEPQFPERPDQPECQYYMKTGTCKFGPTCKYHHPRERTAPLATSTLSPYGLPLRPGQAICTFYSLYGICKFGLSCKYDHPLTGLHNYNLGIPALSIPDPTFSCKRISTLAGSEEKSPSKSSISLSDQNEETDTTSIKHQCMDAETSEEPKQQAVSSVNTSTTSLQLPLDASE, from the exons ATGCCTGATAGTTGGAAGGTTAAGATTAATGCCTCTCCTGATAATCTTCAAG AAGCAATGTGGCGATTGAAAATTCAGGCACAAAATGGTGGTGTTGTTGCAAATTCAAGTCTTTATCCCGATCGGCCAGGTGAACCTGATTGTATTTATTATATAAGAACAGGATTATGTGGTTATGGGAACAATTGTCGCTTTAATCATCCTTCTTCTTATCCAGGACAG GTTGCTCAGTACAGAGGGGAACTTCCGGAAAGAGATGGACTACCAGATTGCCAG TATTTTCTCAAGACTGGAACTTGTAGATTTGGAGTGACATGTAAATACAATCACCCACAAGACAAAGATGATGCAAGACAAATCCAACTAAACATGTTGGGATTGCCTATTCGTCAG GAAGAAAAACCATGTCCACATTACATGCGAACTGGGGTTTGTAAATATGGGTTCGCCTGCAAGTTCAATCATCCACAGCCTGCTGCTGTTGGATCTCTGCCACCTATAACTGGAAATGCCTCTTTTGGATCCACAGGCTCATCAGTAGCACCTCCATTATCGGGTTTACCATATGTTGGTGGAATTCCAGCATGGACTTTACCAACAACTCCATATTTATCTGGTCATCGTATGCAAGGTCCTCAAGCCTACATGCCtgttgttctttcttcttctcaaggcATTATAACTGCACCACAAGGCTGGAATACTTACAGT GGAACTGCAAACCCTGTGTCATCAACCAATGTTCTCGGATCCAATTTTATCTACAGCAGTAAACACCAAGGCGAATTGGGTATCAATGGGCAAGTGCACATGTTGCAGACTCCTGAGCCCCAATTCCCTGAGAGACCTGACCAACCAGAATGCCAATACTACATGAAGACTGGAACCTGCAAATTCGGTCCCACTTGCAAATATCATCATCCAAGAGAGAGGACAGCTCCTTTGGCAACTAGTACATTGAGTCCATACGGATTGCCACTGAGACCT GGTCAAGCTATATGTACCTTTTACAGTCTCTATGGAATCTGTAAGTTCGGTTTATCATGCAAATACGATCACCCATTAACAGGTTTACATAACTACAACTTGGGCATACCCGCTCTTTCCATACCAGATCCTACCTTTTCTTGCAAGAGAATCTCAACATTGGCTGGCTCAGAAGAGAAATCTCCCTCCAAATCTTCAATATCACTTTCTGACCAGAATGAAGAAACTGACACCACAAGTATCAAACATCAGTGCATGGATGCCGAAACATCCGAAGAACCAAAACAACAAGCTGTCTCTTCTGTAAACACTTCAACCACTTCACTTCAATTGCCACTGGATGCATCtgagtaa